The following proteins come from a genomic window of Trifolium pratense cultivar HEN17-A07 linkage group LG4, ARS_RC_1.1, whole genome shotgun sequence:
- the LOC123923665 gene encoding protein FAF-like, chloroplastic, which yields MSICMTMKIEEDTVLNQKQGIVTILNCNSDTNFTPTSPPSLRRTLSADMSSKKWFPQNGNSNPIKKNSSSENLFQLHSNKSFSSSDEDDEFKETKMIDEVEDEAERERLEIWSSIQKNKKEEQQKSGSFDTWSSLMSLKTKDEISKSLPPYIHPLAKRTKSSLSRKSLEICTESLGSETGSDGLVFSYPPSESPGSKTSSDGLLSSYPLFEIEDTKEQQHQQEQEEKKDDEDEEETEEVLEVARFNYGSVAATTKKSQPRSFPPPLPSLSRQDGPSLHMRPHRDNGRLVLEAVSLPSLNNFSVQRQDGRLVLTFANQNEEVDENDEKENDGVGEMEEEFEGFEEEEEKEDENEYEDEVNQDEEFESVMEKGSLMSFEKTTIKSSVHWIGSNKSNNNMVNKQIGLVNRNPMWSKKFNNEVDNKNFEDKDVQMVEASQMVKSLPPRPRVARLIPSAPNAATGSFNLNSYEHYWRTTKPTSTKGANYPLGHYQENNNNNKSKIVVSTKGEMKNMNKNSNDKQQVLVLKGKNGDYLVHNLKSCKDSRRSFLFWEPYCIATS from the coding sequence atgtCAATTTGTATGACAATGAAGATAGAAGAAGACACTGTGCTGAATCAGAAGCAAGGGATAGTCACTATCTTGAACTGTAACAGTGACACTAATTTCACACCTACATCACCTCCATCTCTAAGAAGAACTCTCTCAGCTGACATGTCATCAAAGAAATGGTTTCCACAAAATGGAAACTCGAACCCCATCAAAAAGAATTCATCATCTGAAAACCTCTTTCAGCTGCACTCGAACAAGTCATTTTCATCCTCGGATGAAGATGATGAGTTCAAAGAAACTAAGATGATTGATGAAGTTGAAGATGAAGCTGAGAGAGAAAGGCTTGAGATTTGGAGTTCAattcaaaagaacaaaaaagaaGAGCAACAAAAAAGTGGGTCATTTGATACTTGGAGTTCACTCATGTCTTTGAAGACTAAGGATGAAATCTCCAAATCTCTTCCACCATACATTCATCCTCTTGCGAAGAGGACGAAAAGTTCTTTGTCTAGGAAGAGCCTTGAGATTTGCACCGAGAGTCTCGGATCTGAGACTGGTTCAGATGGATTGGTGTTTTCTTATCCTCCATCTGAGAGTCCTGGATCCAAGACTAGTTCTGATGGGTTGTTGTCTTCTTATCCTCTGTTTGAGATAGAGGATACAAAAGAACAACAACACcaacaagaacaagaagagaaaaaagatgatgaagatgaagaagaaacgGAAGAAGTGTTGGAAGTGGCAAGGTTCAATTATGGTAGTGTTGCCGCTACTACTAAGAAGTCGCAACCACGATCCTTCCCTCCACCACTTCCTTCGCTCTCTCGCCAAGATGGTCCATCTCTTCACATGAGGCCACACCGCGACAACGGAAGGTTGGTTTTAGAAGCTGTATCTCTTCCTTCATTGAACAACTTCTCTGTTCAACGCCAAGACGGACGACTTGTACTCACTTTCGCCAATCAAAATGAAGAAGTTGATGAGAATGATGAGAAAGAAAATGATGGAGTAGGTGAGATGGAGGAAGAGTTTGAAgggtttgaagaagaagaagaaaaagaagatgaaaatgaatATGAAGATGAAGTTAATCAAGATGAAGAATTTGAGAGTGTGATGGAGAAAGGGTCATTAATGTCTTTTGAGAAAACTACTATTAAAAGTAGTGTTCATTGGATAGGATCTAATAAGAGCAATAACAATATGGTGAATAAGCAAATTGGGCTAGTGAATAGGAATCCAATGTGGTCAAAGAAGTTCAATAATGAAGTGGATAACAAAAACTTTGAAGACAAAGATGTTCAAATGGTTGAAGCTAGTCAAATGGTAAAATCACTTCCACCAAGGCCAAGAGTTGCAAGATTGATTCCATCAGCACCAAATGCAGCAACTGGTTCTTTCAACTTGAATTCTTATGAACATTATTGGAGGACCACAAAACCAACATCAACAAAAGGTGCTAATTATCCACTTGGCCATTATCAAgagaacaacaacaataataagaGTAAGATTGTTGTGTCTACAAAAGGTGAGATGAAGAACATGAACAAAAACTCCAATGATAAGCAACAAGTTTTGGTTCTCAAAGGAAAGAATGGTGATTACTTGGTTCATAATTTGAAGAGTTGCAAGGATTCAAGAAGGTCTTTTCTATTTTGGGAACCATATTGCATTGCTACCTCATGA